Proteins from a genomic interval of Flammeovirgaceae bacterium SG7u.111:
- a CDS encoding PepSY domain-containing protein translates to MRPNQPCAARRNSFEQFHFQKKINLSKSMNKKMRIYHRYLGFFLAGIMAVYALSGIVLIFRNTDFLKQENQYTKSIPADTKTEMLGRELGIKNLKVTKTEEGIMYFKGGEFNTQTGEATYTKKELPFVLDKMVHLHKANSDRPLFFLNIFFGLSLLFFVISSFWMFTPKSSVFKKGVYFTLAGLAFALIIIFV, encoded by the coding sequence ATAAGACCAAACCAGCCATGTGCAGCACGAAGAAACAGTTTTGAACAATTTCATTTTCAAAAAAAAATTAATCTTTCAAAGAGTATGAACAAAAAAATGAGAATTTACCACCGCTACTTAGGCTTTTTTTTAGCAGGAATAATGGCTGTTTATGCCCTTAGCGGAATTGTGTTGATCTTTAGAAACACAGATTTTTTAAAACAAGAAAACCAATACACCAAATCGATTCCGGCAGATACAAAAACAGAAATGTTAGGAAGGGAACTGGGCATCAAAAACCTAAAAGTGACTAAAACCGAGGAGGGAATTATGTACTTTAAAGGAGGTGAGTTCAACACCCAAACTGGAGAGGCTACTTACACCAAAAAAGAGCTTCCTTTTGTGCTAGACAAGATGGTCCACCTGCACAAGGCAAACTCCGACCGCCCTCTTTTCTTCTTGAACATCTTCTTTGGGCTTTCCTTGTTATTTTTCGTAATTTCCTCTTTCTGGATGTTTACGCCCAAATCATCGGTATTTAAGAAAGGTGTGTATTTTACACTTGCAGGACTTGCATTTGCCCTTATTATTATTTTCGTTTAA
- a CDS encoding dienelactone hydrolase family protein → MEKIKKEDIKQEVFDLYDDYAHNRIDRRVFLEKLSTYAVGSLTVPALLSFIMPNYQDNIQVKEDDPRLKTEFINYDSPKGGGSIKAQLSRPVDAKGKLPGIVVVHENRGLNPHIADVGRRAALAGFVSVSPDALSPLGGYPGTDDEGRTMQRTRDRNEMLEDFIAAFEYLKNHPECTGKVGVVGFCFGGWVSNMMAVKLPDLGASVPFYGSQPSAEEVKAIKAPLLVQNAGLDKRVNAGWPAYEEALKANNKTYTQYMYPDVNHGFHNDTTPRYDKPAAKLAWERTVAFFEENLK, encoded by the coding sequence ATGGAGAAGATAAAAAAAGAAGACATCAAGCAGGAAGTATTTGACCTGTACGATGATTATGCACACAACAGAATTGATAGAAGGGTATTTCTTGAAAAGCTATCGACTTATGCCGTAGGAAGCCTCACCGTTCCTGCCCTCCTCAGCTTTATTATGCCCAATTACCAAGATAACATTCAGGTAAAGGAAGATGACCCAAGGCTAAAAACTGAGTTTATCAATTACGATTCGCCCAAGGGTGGCGGTTCGATAAAAGCTCAGCTTTCCCGCCCCGTAGATGCGAAAGGAAAACTACCTGGAATAGTAGTAGTCCACGAAAATCGAGGACTAAACCCACACATAGCCGATGTAGGTCGCAGAGCTGCACTAGCAGGTTTCGTCTCTGTTTCCCCCGATGCGCTTTCACCGCTAGGCGGCTACCCCGGAACCGATGACGAAGGCAGAACTATGCAGCGAACACGCGATAGAAATGAAATGCTGGAAGACTTCATCGCAGCTTTCGAATACCTCAAAAACCATCCAGAATGTACTGGCAAAGTGGGTGTGGTAGGTTTCTGCTTTGGTGGCTGGGTTTCTAACATGATGGCGGTAAAATTACCCGACCTAGGAGCTTCAGTTCCATTTTACGGAAGCCAACCTTCTGCCGAAGAAGTAAAAGCTATAAAAGCCCCTCTACTCGTTCAAAATGCAGGGTTGGACAAACGTGTGAACGCAGGCTGGCCAGCTTACGAAGAAGCGTTGAAAGCCAATAATAAAACCTACACCCAGTACATGTACCCTGATGTGAACCACGGCTTCCACAACGATACTACGCCTAGGTACGACAAGCCCGCAGCCAAATTGGCGTGGGAAAGAACCGTTGCATTTTTTGAGGAAAATTTGAAATAG
- a CDS encoding TlpA disulfide reductase family protein — translation MKKAFKKGIQAGFLAILLAAAFGSCQSSTQNAAVEEGEATSQWPKPNSYVNGIPTYNKFADIEPLFHMENDTTYIINFWATWCKPCVEELPHFETFNARNANRKVKVILCSLDFPKQLESKLVPFVGKHQLKSSVVVLLDGKFNEWIDKISPEWSGAIPVTYVYRQGKSAFTESTFESVEELEEFINLNLTNI, via the coding sequence ATGAAAAAAGCTTTTAAAAAGGGTATTCAGGCAGGTTTTCTTGCAATTCTACTGGCGGCGGCTTTTGGTAGCTGCCAAAGTTCTACTCAAAATGCTGCGGTTGAAGAGGGAGAAGCAACCAGCCAATGGCCAAAGCCTAACTCTTATGTAAATGGTATTCCTACATATAACAAGTTTGCCGATATCGAGCCCTTGTTCCATATGGAAAATGACACCACTTACATTATCAATTTTTGGGCTACATGGTGCAAGCCATGCGTAGAGGAGCTTCCGCACTTTGAAACATTCAATGCTCGCAATGCAAACAGGAAAGTGAAGGTGATTTTGTGCAGCCTTGATTTTCCCAAGCAGCTCGAAAGCAAGCTAGTGCCTTTTGTGGGAAAGCATCAGCTCAAGTCGTCCGTAGTTGTGTTGCTAGATGGGAAGTTCAATGAATGGATTGATAAAATATCTCCCGAATGGTCGGGGGCAATTCCTGTGACGTATGTTTACCGTCAGGGTAAATCTGCGTTTACAGAATCTACTTTCGAAAGTGTAGAAGAGCTTGAAGAATTCATTAATCTAAATTTAACTAATATCTAA
- a CDS encoding LytTR family DNA-binding domain-containing protein, whose protein sequence is MRCIVVDDDQVSRTVINDYIERTDGLELAKDFDNAISALQYLKSEAVDLIFLDVEMPKMSGMDLVSTLKILDNLPHVIIMTSKKEYAFDAFKFELTGFLLKDIKYAEFLEEVGKVKQVREQSVIESDNQEAIYVKADNKIQRVNLSDMLFIEALSDYVIINTAQKRLVVHSTMKGIEKRLASNDFARVHRSYIVNISKIESIEDMNISMQGKSIPIGSSYKNDFLAKLNLL, encoded by the coding sequence ATGAGATGTATAGTTGTTGATGATGACCAAGTATCGAGGACGGTTATCAATGATTATATCGAACGGACGGATGGATTGGAGCTGGCAAAAGATTTTGACAATGCTATTTCAGCATTGCAATATTTAAAATCCGAAGCTGTAGACCTAATCTTCTTGGATGTAGAGATGCCCAAAATGTCGGGTATGGATCTGGTAAGCACTTTAAAAATACTGGATAACCTACCTCACGTCATCATTATGACGAGCAAAAAAGAGTATGCGTTTGATGCGTTTAAGTTTGAATTGACCGGCTTCTTGCTCAAAGATATCAAATATGCTGAGTTTTTAGAGGAAGTGGGGAAAGTGAAGCAAGTAAGGGAGCAAAGTGTAATAGAATCGGACAATCAAGAGGCTATTTATGTGAAAGCCGACAACAAAATCCAGCGAGTGAATTTGTCGGATATGTTGTTCATTGAAGCATTATCCGACTATGTAATTATCAATACAGCGCAGAAGAGGTTAGTGGTACATTCGACCATGAAGGGAATAGAAAAGCGGCTAGCCTCTAACGATTTTGCTAGGGTTCACCGCTCTTATATTGTAAATATTTCTAAGATTGAGTCCATCGAAGACATGAACATCAGCATGCAAGGGAAAAGCATCCCCATAGGTTCTTCTTATAAAAATGACTTCTTGGCTAAGCTTAACTTGCTGTAG
- a CDS encoding DUF1569 domain-containing protein yields the protein MDSIFKDTTISCFIERINKISESSIAEWGKMNPYQMLKHCTESEKVNLGELKLKRLFIGRLFGRVALQSIIKDGAKEKKNSPTHPALVISETGDVEQQKVALINQLKKYSKANQSAFASRIHPFFGKMSINEWDMLICKHLDHHLRQFGV from the coding sequence ATGGACAGTATATTTAAAGACACGACAATTAGTTGTTTTATAGAAAGAATCAATAAAATAAGTGAAAGTTCAATTGCTGAATGGGGTAAAATGAACCCTTATCAAATGTTGAAGCATTGCACAGAAAGTGAAAAAGTAAACCTTGGGGAATTGAAGCTGAAAAGATTATTTATAGGGAGATTATTTGGTAGGGTAGCATTGCAGTCCATTATTAAAGATGGAGCTAAGGAAAAGAAAAACTCGCCCACCCATCCAGCTTTGGTCATTTCTGAAACAGGCGATGTAGAACAGCAGAAAGTGGCATTGATCAACCAACTTAAAAAGTATTCTAAAGCGAATCAAAGCGCCTTTGCTAGCCGGATACATCCTTTTTTTGGGAAAATGTCAATTAATGAGTGGGACATGCTTATTTGCAAGCACCTTGACCATCATTTACGACAGTTTGGGGTTTGA
- a CDS encoding RNA 2'-phosphotransferase encodes MTEEEKRLKRLGKFLSLVLRHKPEAISISLDENGWADVDELLTKVSASGRKLDQETLEKIVETNNKKRYAFDESKTKIRASQGHSIDVDLEFEPIEPPTILFHGTAEKNVASILGKGLEKRNRQHVHLSKDVETAVQVGSRHGKPVVLEVLAGEMTKAGHQFFLSANGVWLTDAVPAEFLKKKKD; translated from the coding sequence ATGACAGAAGAAGAAAAAAGACTAAAACGGCTCGGCAAATTCTTGAGCCTTGTGCTACGCCACAAGCCTGAGGCAATTAGCATCAGCCTAGATGAAAACGGCTGGGCAGATGTGGATGAGTTACTTACCAAGGTGAGCGCATCGGGAAGAAAACTCGATCAAGAAACCCTAGAGAAGATAGTTGAAACCAACAATAAAAAGCGCTATGCTTTTGATGAAAGCAAAACAAAGATTAGAGCAAGCCAAGGGCATTCTATAGATGTGGATCTAGAATTTGAACCAATAGAACCGCCCACTATCCTATTCCATGGCACTGCCGAAAAGAACGTTGCCAGCATTTTGGGAAAAGGGTTGGAGAAAAGGAACAGGCAACATGTGCATTTGAGCAAAGATGTGGAAACCGCTGTTCAAGTAGGTAGCAGGCACGGAAAGCCCGTGGTGCTAGAAGTGTTGGCTGGGGAAATGACTAAGGCAGGGCATCAGTTTTTCCTCTCGGCAAACGGGGTTTGGCTTACCGATGCTGTTCCTGCTGAGTTTTTGAAAAAGAAAAAAGATTGA
- a CDS encoding phosphatase PAP2 family protein produces MIDYLDKLDKELFLWLNSFHSDTSDIFWQFITEKETWFPFYALILAYIFWQYKWRGFIVLIGVALTITFADQFSSGFCKPFFERFRPCASPEIGHLVHTTRDGCGGYGFISGHSSNSFAIAMFIYLLFKDRLKYLWLLFAWAAIVAYSRIAVGVHYPGDITVGAIAGIFWGWLAYKIYLLADKYIRPKKKTTAS; encoded by the coding sequence ATGATAGATTATCTGGATAAGTTAGATAAAGAACTTTTTCTCTGGCTCAATAGCTTTCACAGCGATACCTCCGATATTTTTTGGCAGTTCATTACCGAAAAGGAAACTTGGTTTCCCTTCTATGCCCTCATTTTGGCATATATTTTCTGGCAATACAAGTGGCGGGGGTTCATCGTGCTGATAGGCGTAGCCTTGACCATCACCTTCGCCGACCAGTTTTCTTCAGGCTTTTGCAAACCCTTTTTCGAACGATTCAGGCCTTGCGCCAGCCCCGAAATAGGGCATTTGGTACACACCACTCGCGATGGCTGCGGAGGCTATGGCTTTATTTCTGGCCACTCATCCAACTCCTTTGCTATAGCTATGTTTATCTATTTACTTTTCAAAGATAGGCTCAAATACTTGTGGTTGCTCTTTGCTTGGGCGGCAATTGTGGCTTATAGCAGGATAGCTGTTGGGGTGCATTATCCGGGAGATATAACTGTTGGCGCTATAGCAGGTATATTTTGGGGATGGCTTGCATACAAAATATACCTACTCGCCGACAAATACATTAGACCTAAGAAAAAGACTACAGCAAGTTAA
- a CDS encoding T9SS type A sorting domain-containing protein: MKALRLDKKLLTVLLVLVFQVGCFHLANAQKAPNNSKVSKALLDLASENQSAQLSNTIAPSSKSLRKSTKPTDIFQSGLSDMVQVYDGYVVFDAIVATSANELMGELSAKGCKKLSSFGGVVSGLMPLSSIAEMEQVSSLKFLKAAFKPHKNVGLTTSQADEAQLSDEAKSLFNVNGAGVKIGIISDSYDNLLGADATIVSGDLPGAANPNGFTTEVQVLEDLPSGGSDEGRAMAELVHDVAPGSELAFHTAFLGTADFANGIIELAQNDCDVIVDDIIYFAEPMFQDGIIGQATDIVKDAGVSYFSSAGNQLDASYEAPFRDGGTYELADAFSGFSLGDYIMHDFDEGPGVDIFQEIQFPATGGSLTLALQWAEPAASVCAGCPGATSDLDFFLVLAEDTGAVFFNLSGLDFNVGADPFELLGISAGGAVTAYLAIGKVPDGTPNPEMIKYVSYADNLVTEYVGRSSTSYGHANANGAISVGAVRYDRTPEFGVNPPLREVFSSSGGVPTFFDIQGNPINELRLKPEISAVQGTNTTFFGFDYEGDGFPNFFGTSASAPHAAAVAALMLEANGMDLTPDEIEEAMTSTAIDIAPTNPLTKTPPAGTDAKFDFDTGFGLLVATEAIASTLDVPTVTSFTVIDAKTGEMLTKLEDGDQIDLAMLENPINIIAETSNGTGEIKSVNLSLKGATYAGSYDTKAPYALIRNDKWLPWVGEYNLTATPYTKAKGRRNHLKGIELSIDFTVVNSAKVEQYVIVNGDTGEDIGILGDTLNLAELPTKNIDIRAEINTPNASRVVTILSGKMYVSSIDTQAPYTLAQSWNRNKYTYLFNRTGSYKLTSTVYVGKGWFGFAGEKTEFELEVIDEASAVANARQANGLLITDNEAIGEPSLEVYPNVSQGIVNIQLNAIDAKQTTQLSIFNIAGEEVLTRPQLSSGTIQLDLTSYNRGMYFAKIAAGNKILIQKFILN; this comes from the coding sequence ATGAAAGCACTGAGACTAGACAAAAAACTCTTAACTGTACTATTAGTACTGGTTTTCCAAGTGGGTTGTTTTCACTTGGCTAATGCACAAAAAGCTCCAAATAACTCAAAAGTTAGTAAGGCATTATTAGATCTGGCAAGTGAAAACCAGTCTGCTCAATTGAGCAATACAATTGCGCCCTCTTCTAAAAGCCTCAGAAAGTCGACAAAGCCTACCGATATTTTCCAATCAGGTCTTTCCGATATGGTTCAGGTGTACGATGGGTATGTTGTATTCGATGCAATAGTTGCCACATCAGCAAATGAGCTGATGGGTGAGCTTAGCGCCAAAGGATGCAAAAAACTTTCTTCTTTTGGAGGAGTGGTAAGTGGACTTATGCCACTCTCGTCCATTGCCGAAATGGAACAAGTTAGTTCTTTGAAGTTCTTGAAAGCGGCTTTCAAACCTCACAAAAACGTAGGTTTGACCACAAGTCAAGCAGATGAGGCGCAACTATCCGATGAAGCAAAAAGCCTTTTCAATGTAAATGGAGCTGGTGTGAAAATAGGTATCATTTCCGATAGCTATGACAACCTTCTTGGAGCAGATGCAACCATTGTTTCTGGTGACCTACCTGGCGCAGCCAACCCTAATGGCTTCACCACCGAGGTACAGGTACTCGAAGACCTACCTAGTGGAGGTTCAGACGAAGGGCGTGCTATGGCTGAACTAGTGCACGACGTTGCCCCAGGCTCAGAACTTGCTTTCCATACAGCATTTTTGGGTACTGCGGATTTCGCCAATGGCATCATCGAATTAGCCCAAAACGATTGCGATGTAATTGTTGATGACATTATCTACTTTGCCGAACCCATGTTCCAAGATGGCATTATCGGGCAAGCAACAGATATAGTTAAAGATGCGGGTGTAAGTTACTTTTCTTCGGCAGGAAACCAATTAGATGCTTCTTATGAAGCTCCTTTCAGAGATGGCGGAACGTACGAACTTGCTGACGCATTTTCAGGTTTTTCCTTAGGGGACTATATCATGCACGATTTTGACGAAGGACCAGGTGTAGATATATTCCAAGAAATCCAATTCCCAGCAACTGGTGGTTCACTCACGCTTGCATTACAATGGGCTGAGCCAGCTGCATCTGTTTGTGCAGGTTGCCCAGGCGCTACTTCCGATCTTGATTTCTTCTTGGTATTGGCCGAAGATACTGGCGCTGTCTTTTTCAACCTTTCAGGGTTAGACTTTAACGTAGGAGCAGATCCATTTGAACTTTTAGGTATCTCTGCTGGTGGAGCTGTTACAGCTTACTTGGCTATTGGTAAAGTACCTGACGGCACTCCAAACCCTGAAATGATCAAATATGTGAGCTATGCTGACAACCTCGTTACCGAATACGTAGGTAGAAGCAGTACTTCTTATGGGCACGCCAATGCAAACGGAGCAATTTCAGTAGGTGCAGTTAGGTACGATAGAACTCCAGAATTTGGCGTAAACCCTCCACTGAGAGAAGTATTCTCTTCATCAGGAGGTGTTCCAACCTTCTTTGATATCCAAGGAAACCCAATAAACGAATTAAGATTGAAGCCTGAAATTTCAGCTGTTCAAGGTACAAATACTACCTTCTTCGGTTTTGATTACGAAGGCGATGGTTTCCCTAACTTCTTTGGCACATCGGCATCTGCCCCTCATGCTGCTGCGGTAGCCGCATTGATGCTCGAAGCAAACGGGATGGATCTTACTCCAGATGAAATAGAAGAGGCAATGACTTCCACAGCAATAGACATCGCACCTACCAATCCTCTTACAAAGACACCTCCCGCTGGCACAGATGCCAAGTTTGACTTCGATACAGGTTTTGGGTTACTTGTAGCAACAGAGGCTATTGCCAGCACACTAGATGTACCTACGGTAACAAGCTTTACTGTAATAGATGCAAAAACCGGTGAAATGCTTACCAAACTAGAAGACGGAGATCAAATTGACTTGGCTATGTTGGAAAACCCAATAAACATCATAGCAGAAACATCGAATGGAACTGGAGAAATAAAAAGTGTGAACCTCTCACTAAAGGGAGCGACCTATGCAGGCTCATACGATACTAAAGCGCCTTATGCCTTAATCAGAAATGACAAATGGCTTCCATGGGTTGGGGAATACAACCTAACTGCAACGCCTTATACCAAGGCAAAAGGCCGTAGGAACCATTTGAAAGGCATTGAGCTTTCCATTGACTTTACCGTTGTTAATTCTGCAAAAGTGGAGCAATATGTAATAGTGAATGGCGATACCGGAGAAGATATTGGTATCTTGGGAGATACACTTAACCTTGCGGAACTACCAACTAAAAATATCGACATAAGAGCGGAAATAAACACGCCAAATGCATCGAGAGTGGTGACTATCCTTTCAGGAAAAATGTACGTGTCCTCTATTGATACACAAGCGCCTTATACGCTTGCCCAATCTTGGAACCGCAACAAATATACGTACTTGTTTAACCGTACAGGATCATACAAACTCACGTCGACCGTATATGTGGGCAAAGGCTGGTTCGGTTTTGCAGGTGAAAAAACCGAGTTTGAACTTGAAGTGATAGACGAGGCAAGTGCCGTGGCCAATGCTAGGCAGGCTAACGGATTATTGATAACTGATAACGAAGCTATTGGAGAGCCATCGCTGGAGGTTTATCCGAATGTGAGCCAAGGTATCGTAAATATTCAATTGAATGCGATAGATGCCAAGCAAACTACCCAACTCAGTATATTCAACATAGCAGGTGAAGAGGTTCTTACTAGGCCTCAGCTAAGCTCAGGTACTATCCAACTCGATTTAACTTCTTATAACAGAGGAATGTACTTCGCAAAAATAGCTGCTGGAAATAAAATTCTCATTCAAAAATTCATACTGAACTAA
- a CDS encoding YciI family protein, with translation MKEFMMLFRSEPKMWSELSPEQMQSNMKKWQDWIGGIAAQGKFVSTSRLGFNGKTVKPDNTVTDGPYAELKEIVGGNMVVKAENIDEVVEMAKGCPSLEIGGHVEVRDTMEVTL, from the coding sequence ATGAAGGAATTTATGATGCTTTTTAGAAGTGAACCAAAAATGTGGTCAGAGCTCTCTCCAGAGCAAATGCAATCCAATATGAAAAAGTGGCAAGATTGGATTGGTGGGATTGCTGCCCAAGGAAAGTTTGTAAGTACTAGTCGCTTAGGATTTAATGGAAAAACGGTAAAGCCTGATAACACTGTTACTGATGGACCTTACGCTGAATTAAAAGAGATAGTGGGAGGGAATATGGTGGTAAAAGCGGAAAATATTGATGAAGTTGTCGAAATGGCGAAAGGTTGTCCTTCCTTAGAGATTGGTGGTCATGTTGAAGTTAGGGATACCATGGAAGTTACCCTTTAA
- a CDS encoding sigma-70 family RNA polymerase sigma factor has translation MNHTELIPNLFKSEYRKIVSVLCKLFGTVHIEIAEDITNDTFLLASETWGLKGIPANPKAWLYLVAKNKTKDYLRRNKLFTHKIKEEIRDASSDFYEPEIDLSDRNIKDSQLQMIFAICTPLISKETQVGLALRILCGFGIEEISQAFLTNKETINKRLFRGKEKLRIANLKIEFPDQESIDERLENVLTTIYLLFNEGYYSSTQHKILRKELCMEAMRLTALLLENELTNKPNVNALMSLMCFHASRFEARVSECGDYLLYAEQDRDKWNSELVLKGEYFLNESATGDRLTKYHLEAAIAFWHTEEEGETSEKWENILQLYNHLLQLEYSPIAALNRTYALAMANGKQEAIEEALKINLVGNHLYHSLLAALYEGVDSKKQLAQLQLAIGCAKMENDQKVILSKIEKISG, from the coding sequence ATGAATCATACAGAGTTGATTCCTAATTTATTCAAATCGGAGTACAGAAAAATCGTTTCTGTACTCTGTAAATTATTTGGTACAGTCCATATTGAGATTGCAGAAGATATCACGAATGATACTTTTTTATTGGCATCGGAGACGTGGGGATTGAAAGGTATTCCAGCTAACCCTAAAGCTTGGCTTTATTTGGTTGCAAAAAATAAGACGAAAGATTATCTCCGAAGAAATAAGCTTTTTACCCATAAAATCAAAGAGGAAATAAGGGATGCTTCTTCTGATTTCTATGAACCAGAAATTGACTTATCTGACAGAAATATCAAAGACAGTCAGTTGCAAATGATTTTCGCTATCTGCACTCCGTTAATTTCCAAAGAAACACAGGTGGGCTTAGCTTTACGAATCTTGTGTGGTTTCGGTATCGAAGAAATCTCCCAAGCTTTTCTCACCAACAAAGAAACGATCAATAAAAGGTTGTTTCGAGGCAAGGAAAAATTGCGGATAGCCAACCTGAAAATTGAATTTCCTGACCAAGAAAGCATAGACGAACGCTTGGAAAATGTGCTGACTACCATTTACTTGTTATTCAATGAAGGGTACTATTCTTCCACTCAACATAAAATACTGAGAAAAGAGCTTTGTATGGAAGCGATGAGGCTTACCGCTCTTTTATTGGAGAATGAACTGACCAACAAGCCTAACGTAAACGCTTTGATGTCATTGATGTGTTTCCATGCATCGAGGTTTGAAGCAAGGGTTTCAGAATGTGGTGATTACTTACTGTATGCCGAACAAGATCGGGATAAATGGAATAGTGAGTTAGTGCTAAAAGGAGAGTACTTTCTAAATGAGTCTGCTACGGGAGATCGGTTGACAAAATACCATTTGGAAGCGGCGATCGCTTTTTGGCATACCGAGGAGGAGGGGGAAACCAGCGAAAAGTGGGAAAATATACTTCAATTATACAATCATTTGCTCCAACTAGAATATTCGCCTATTGCAGCACTGAACCGAACCTATGCACTGGCAATGGCCAATGGAAAACAAGAAGCCATTGAAGAGGCATTGAAGATAAACTTGGTTGGAAACCATCTTTACCATTCTTTATTGGCTGCACTGTACGAAGGGGTTGATTCAAAAAAGCAATTGGCGCAATTACAATTAGCTATTGGCTGTGCTAAAATGGAAAATGACCAAAAGGTTATCCTTTCGAAAATTGAGAAAATAAGTGGGTAA
- a CDS encoding family 16 glycoside hydrolase: protein MRRIRHFFTTLTLILITTISFAQEVDLSQYRWTAVETSGNPKARHENTFIEYKGKFYLMGGRGVNPVDVYDPETKMWETKGKTPFEFHHFQPVVYGDAIYIVCAMTGQYPKETPLENVWIYYPETDKWEKSVEIPEARRRGGAGAVVYKDKIYVACGIDYGHTSGTNNNFDAFDPKTGEWEILTKAPHIRDHFPAIVVGDKLYLVGGRNSSFHLKGRFTAFFGATMPYVDVYDFEAGTWITLEETLPVPTAAGGLMEFEGKILYMGGEGNYASAYNLTQAMDLETGKWEQLAPMTTGRHGSGAILYKNDIYIAAGSPNKGGGNLNTLEVFSAKHDWKPLFNGKDLSGWEVKCTDADKGKGYWRVENGTILCDTKGKKDHNYMWLYSDEEFSDFELRLKFQATRDHKGNSGVQVRSRFDEKAEVEKGVKGWLDGPQVDIEPNNPWRNGFIYDETRTAKRWINPSLPDWNIDKEKYAPKKVVYNWADQGTGWNDMTIICKGNQITTYVNNVKVSDYDGTGVLDDKGHKKHKVGSKGHIAIQLHKNSVNFIRFKDIEIREL from the coding sequence ATGAGACGTATCCGACATTTCTTTACCACACTAACACTCATTTTAATCACTACCATTTCCTTTGCCCAAGAAGTTGACCTCAGCCAATATCGATGGACGGCTGTTGAAACTTCGGGCAACCCAAAAGCCCGACATGAAAATACTTTTATAGAATACAAGGGCAAGTTTTACCTAATGGGAGGAAGAGGGGTAAACCCCGTAGATGTATATGACCCCGAAACCAAAATGTGGGAAACAAAGGGGAAAACGCCATTTGAATTCCACCATTTCCAGCCCGTAGTTTATGGCGATGCAATCTACATAGTATGCGCAATGACTGGACAATACCCCAAAGAAACCCCGCTCGAAAACGTGTGGATTTATTACCCCGAAACAGATAAATGGGAAAAAAGCGTGGAGATACCCGAAGCTCGCCGAAGAGGTGGTGCTGGTGCGGTGGTGTACAAAGATAAAATCTACGTTGCCTGCGGAATAGACTATGGACATACCAGCGGTACCAACAACAATTTTGATGCATTTGACCCAAAAACAGGCGAATGGGAAATATTGACCAAAGCTCCGCATATCCGCGATCATTTTCCAGCCATAGTAGTAGGTGACAAGCTGTACTTGGTAGGTGGAAGGAATTCCAGTTTCCATCTCAAAGGGCGTTTCACTGCATTTTTTGGGGCGACCATGCCCTATGTAGATGTCTATGATTTTGAAGCGGGAACATGGATAACCCTAGAAGAAACCCTTCCCGTTCCCACTGCTGCTGGTGGCTTGATGGAGTTTGAAGGCAAAATCTTGTACATGGGCGGAGAAGGAAACTACGCTTCAGCGTATAACCTCACCCAAGCAATGGATTTGGAAACAGGCAAATGGGAGCAACTCGCCCCCATGACCACCGGCCGACATGGCTCAGGAGCAATCCTCTACAAAAATGATATCTATATAGCTGCCGGAAGCCCCAACAAGGGAGGGGGCAACCTCAATACCTTAGAAGTATTTTCGGCTAAGCACGACTGGAAACCCCTTTTCAACGGAAAAGATTTGAGCGGATGGGAAGTAAAATGCACCGATGCCGATAAGGGAAAGGGATATTGGAGAGTAGAAAATGGAACAATCTTGTGCGATACGAAAGGCAAAAAAGATCACAACTACATGTGGTTGTATTCTGATGAAGAGTTTTCCGACTTTGAACTAAGGTTGAAATTCCAAGCCACCCGAGACCACAAAGGCAACAGCGGTGTGCAAGTCCGCAGTAGGTTCGATGAAAAAGCAGAGGTGGAAAAAGGAGTAAAAGGCTGGCTAGATGGTCCACAGGTAGACATAGAACCGAACAACCCTTGGCGCAATGGTTTCATCTATGACGAGACAAGAACTGCGAAGCGTTGGATAAACCCTAGCCTACCCGATTGGAACATAGACAAGGAAAAATATGCTCCCAAAAAGGTGGTGTACAACTGGGCTGACCAAGGAACAGGCTGGAACGACATGACCATCATTTGTAAAGGAAACCAGATCACTACTTACGTAAACAATGTAAAAGTATCGGACTACGACGGCACTGGCGTACTCGACGACAAAGGGCACAAAAAGCACAAAGTCGGCAGCAAAGGGCATATCGCCATCCAGCTCCACAAAAACTCGGTTAATTTTATACGGTTTAAGGATATTGAGATTAGGGAGTTGTAG